One window of Triticum dicoccoides isolate Atlit2015 ecotype Zavitan chromosome 5A, WEW_v2.0, whole genome shotgun sequence genomic DNA carries:
- the LOC119298996 gene encoding meiosis-specific protein PAIR3-like, protein MTEIKLPNIQKAASSDYWSLASSQYPSGKFPKVSIGIPIPRTGSRDAATAPAFERNPSQGTDGRSRPPKGYSASLRVSQEAANHGGSATEAPEAAPVKGSLSQPDDHAHEQTGTFSFGTRKEQDSQLDQLQKTPFVSSQGKRQVESADKTKPNSELLRMKLWGILGTSQTKQAVASPNPEDIGTPDQPESLTANGPSSGNKKVYTPPFPDNIKTPDLLKCQTAAYAKSKPSSDPIESDSDTPQVVEIRPVTRTLGRKKAPEASRKQDKSQSAKKPLSTKCSAPKQKTLVNVFVFDEKCTPKTAGKSAVSNSGCLRNLRSSNRKAKVELKKVNCSSMISDKITPDGREGRLSSRNVPSENKGEKTTSFSSLSRTGKTAESCSRSPTREKRLNGMAKVGPQKMQSSEKLLPTTLNEGEDKLSSQNISSKSKENYSSLLHRKENANLSKASDRSPQAHKAAGNNLKSPPSGAASPSPEPKMYPWDNEASPQINGKNGEKFAGPLADGFRDMQDDFVSPTFATNVNGHRHRSKMLHDDTYSPKYPKSVNRSRSSSYASDPWSEPSDRMDKTDELPNSESPNSPKERESKKQPNLSPIAPTEDEMAQTSIPSFGKGYKSRKWLSDVDGPDKSPPENLDRKSHLKDGKRGKKRRLPSPIPFATLGTQETIMLDKEPVQCPDDYLTRAFDQLLLVLGRFQTKIKSETRNKSSEILAGTGEIIRQHLEGVEVQMQDDVDKLVNAGKSKRKRLESTFEEQQEQLRVLHEKFKEEVNQQLLGCTNSLKEFEAYHAELKGVADKQKASHKKLLQHAERTVDSQLKDAELKISEIQKRARKKMNGLKQVLKEVITETAD, encoded by the exons ATGACAGAAATTAAGCTGCCGAATATCCAGAAA GCTGCATCAAGTGATTACTGGAGTCTGGCCAGCAGCCAGTATCCATCTGGTAAATTTCCCAAGGTATCAATTGGCATCCCTATTCCAAGGACAGGAAGCAGAGATGCTGCTACCGCCCCTGCATTCGAGAGGAACCCGTCTCAGGGAACTGATGGAAGATCTAGACCCCCGAAAGGTTATAGTGCTTCACTCCGGGTCTCACAAGAAGCTGCAAACCATGGCGGGTCTGCTACAGAGGCACCTGAAGCCGCCCCTGTTAAGGGTTCTCTGTCACAGCCTGATGACCATGCGCATGAGCAAACCGGAACCTTTTCCTTTGGAACAAGAAAAGAGCAAGACAGCCAGCTTGACCAACTGCAAAAGACACCCTTCGTGAGTTCACAAGGGAAGCGCCAAGTGGAATCTGCAGATAAAACCAAACCCAACAGCGAGCTTCTCAGGATGAAGCTCTGGGGGATCCTTGGTACATCACAAACCAAGCAGGCTGTTGCTTCACCAAACCCTGAAGACATTGGGACACCTGACCAACCTGAAAGTTTAACCGCCAATGGACCATCTTCAGGGAACAAGAAGGTTTACACGCCACCTTTTCCTGATAATATCAAGACACCTGATCTGCTGAAATGTCAAACAGCTGCCTATGCAAAGAGTAAACCATCCTCTGATCCAATTGAGTCAGATTCTGATACTCCGCAAGTAGTTGAAATAAGGCCTGTTACTCGCACCTTGGGTCGCAAGAAAGCACCAGAAGCCTCCAGGAAGCAGGATAAGAGCCAGAGTGCAAAGAAACCATTGTCTACTAAATGTTCTGCACCCAAGCAGAAAACACTGGTCAATGTGTTTGTTTTTGATGAGAAATGCACACCCAAAACCGCAGGCAAATCTGCAGTCAGTAACTCTGGATGCTTGAGAAATCTTAGAAGCTCAAATAGGAAGGCTAAAGTAGAGCTTAAGAAGGTCAATTGTTCTAGCATGATTTCTGACAAGATCACACCGGATGGTAGGGAAGGACGGCTATCTTCTAGAAATGTACCATCAGAGAATAAGGGAGAGAAAACCACCTCCTTTTCTTCTTTGTCCCGAACTGGAAAAACTGCTGAGAGCTGTTCTAGAAGCCCTACTCGGGAGAAACGGCTGAATGGAATGGCTAAAGTTGGGCCTCAGAAGATGCAGTCTTCAGAAAAGTTGCTGCCAACGACACTGAATGAAGGTGAAGATAAGCTCTCTTCTCAGAATATTTCATCAAAGAGCAAGGAAAATTATTCTTCATTGCTGCACCGCAAGGAGAATGCTAATTTGAGCAAAGCTTCAGACAGAAGTCCTCAGGCACATAAAGCAGCAGGAAATAATTTGAAGTCGCCACCATCTGGTGCTGCTAGTCCATCACCTGAACCGAAAATGTACCCATGGGACAATGAGGCAAGTCCCCAGATAAATGGTAAAAATGGAGAGAAGTTTGCCGGTCCATTGGCAGACGGATTCAGAGACATGCAAGATGACTTTGTAAGTCCTACTTTTGCAACTAATGTAAATGGCCACCGCCATAGAAGTAAAATGCTACATGATGACACATACAGCCCCAAGTATCCAAAAAGTGTGAACAGGTCAAGATCAAGTTCCTATGCTTCTGATCCATGGTCTGAGCCATCG GATCGGATGGATAAAACCGATGAGTTACCTAACAGTGAATCTCCTAATTCCCCAAAAGAAAGAGAGAGCAAAAAACAACCAAATCTTTCACCCATTGCGCCAACTGAAGATGAAATGGCTCAAACTTCTATTCCAAGCTTTGGGAAAG GATATAAATCTCGCAAATGGCTTTCAGATGTAGACGGCCCTGATAAATCTCCTCCAGAAAATCTGGATAGGAAATCACATCTGAAAGATGGTAAAAGAGGCAAAAAACGGCGCTTACCTTCGCCTATTCCTTTTGCCACTTTAG GAACACAAGAAACTATAATGTTAGACAAAGAACCAGTGCAATGCCCAGATGACTACCTAACCAG GGCTTTTGATCAGTTACTGCTGGTGCTGGGAAGGTTTCAAACCAAGATCAAGTCTGAAACAAGAAACAAAAGTTCTGAGATACTGGCAGGTACTGGAGAGATAATACGCCAGCACCTTGAGGGAGTTGAGGTGCAGATGCAGGATGATGT GGATAAGCTGGTCAATGCAGGAAAATCTAAAAGAAAGCGACTAGAATCAACATTTGAAG AGCAACAAGAACAGTTAAGGGTTCTTCATGAGAAGTTTAAGGAGGAGGTTAATCAGCAGTTGCTTGGTTGCACGAACTCTCTCAAGGAATTCGAAGCTTATCATGCAGAACTTAAGGGAGTAGCTGATAAGCAAA AAGCATCACACAAGAAGCTCCTCCAACATGCCGAGAGAACAGTTGATTCTCAGCTCAAGGACGCTGAACTCAAAATCTCGGAGATTCAGAAG AGAGCCCGGAAGAAGATGAACGGCCTAAAACAGGTACTCAAGGAGGTCATCACCGAAACTGCAGACTGA